A portion of the Podospora pseudoanserina strain CBS 124.78 chromosome 2, whole genome shotgun sequence genome contains these proteins:
- the PRS5_1 gene encoding ribose-phosphate pyrophosphokinase (EggNog:ENOG503NUAS; COG:E; COG:F), producing MTRKTSSNMVRNISILSGNSHPSLALSICNYLSISPSERILCKFSSGESRCEIQDSVRGKDVYIIQSFGVGEDPNYKVNDYLMEVCIMIAACKGGSARRVTAVLPLFPYSRQPDLAFSKAGAPLRGDKGLVVDGEGKAGSGKAGAYTFESVPVTPHPNIARTAGLGSKGLDMTDVVGRVTNSNNNTGGVGYRGGTPSGIQTPPLQLITYGTGNNNNNTFPPPSPGQFTTHDYENPSLMLSLHPPKPNYKQWMAQSGSLVADLLTCSGADRILTCDLHEQTYQGFFDIPVDNLHARPFLCKYISQHILPTTNSVTIISPDAGGAKRATAIADVLNLPFALIHKERRHPKFIPGKNSAKATMMLVGEVKGRTCLLIDDLVDTGNTITRAAKLLKREGAERVVAVVTHGVFSGDALERIESSALDKVVVTNTIDQTAHLRRCGKVEVLDVSGVFGEAVRRVHFGESLAGLFEGGGML from the coding sequence ATGACAcgcaaaacctcctccaacatgGTCCGCAACATCTCTATCCTCTCAGGcaactcccacccctccctcgccctctctaTCTGCAActacctctccatctccccctccgagCGCATCCTTTGCAAGTTCTCCTCTGGCGAGTCCCGCTGCGAAATCCAAGACTCCGTCCGAGGGAAAGACGTCTACATCATCCAATCGTTTGGCGTGGGGGAGGATCCAAACTACAAAGTCAATGACTACCTCATGGAAGTCTGCATCATGATCGCGGCGTGCAAAGGCGGGAGCGCAAGGAGGGTAACAGCCGTGTTGCCACTGTTTCCATATAGTCGACAGCCCGACCTGGCTTTCTCCAAGGCAGGGGCACCGCTTCGTGGGGATAAAGGACTGGTGGTAGACGGCGAGGGAAAAGCGGGATCTGGGAAAGCAGGAGCGTACACCTTTGAAAGCGTCCCCGtcaccccccacccaaatATAGCTCGCACAGCAGGGTTGGGCAGCAAAGGGTTAGACATGACCGATGTCGTCGGTCGAGTAACCAACAGCAATAACAACACCGGAGGAGTGGGATACCGAGGCGGCACCCCCTCCGGAATCCAAACCCCCCCTTTACAACTCATCACCTACGGAAcaggcaacaacaacaacaacaccttcccaccaccttccccggGGCAATTTACAACCCACGACTACgaaaacccctccctcatgctctccctccacccccccaaaccaaactACAAACAATGGATGGCCCAATCCGGCTCCCTGGTCGCCGACCTCCTAACCTGCTCAGGCGCAGACCGCATCCTAACCTGCGACCTCCACGAGCAAACCTACCAAGGCTTCTTCGACATACCCGTCGACAACCTCCACGCCCGCCCCTTTTTGTGCAAATACATCTCCcagcacatcctccccaccaccaactccgTAACAATCATCTCCCCCGACGCAGGCGGGGCAAAGCgcgccaccgccatcgcaGACGTGTTGAACCTCCCATTCGCCCTGATCCACAAAGAGAGGCGACATCCCAAGTTCATTCCCGGGAAGAATAGCGCCAAAGCGACGATGATGCTTGTGGGGGAGGTAAAAGGACGGACGTGCTTGTTGATTGATGATTTGGTTGACACGGGGAATACCATCACCAGAGCGGCCAAGCTGTTGAAACGGGAGGGGGCCGAGAGGGTAGTGGCTGTGGTTACGCATGGGGTTTTCTCGGGGGATGCGCTGGAGCGGATCGAGAGTAGCGCCCTCGACAAGGTGGTAGTGACCAACACGATTGACCAGACGGCGCATTTGAGGAGGTGTGGCAAGGTCGAGGTGCTGGATGTGAGCGGCGTGTTTGGGGAGGCGGTTAGGAGGGTGCACTTTGGGGAGAGCCTTGCTGggttgtttgaggggggagggatgttgTAG
- the SPE1 gene encoding Ornithine decarboxylase (BUSCO:EOG09261V03; COG:E; EggNog:ENOG503NVRJ), with product MVMPTLLADRFVSLDYTELTNNHVFLKSCNNGYFEQHNHHHLGEHHHHHEGPTAKELIGNALRQRVESIDHEDCEPGEEDTFFVADLGEVYRQHLRWKMNLPRVKPFYAVKCNPDPMLLKLLAALGNGFDCASKAEIEQVLRMGVDPSRIIYAQPCKTNSYVRYVAQQGVRAMTFDNADELRKIARFYPEAELYLRILTDDTSSLCRLSMKFGASLDSTDGLLALARDLNLNVVGVSFHVGSGASDPSAFLKAVRDSHMVFQQAASYGFSLKTLDVGGGFCADNTFEQMAGVLREALDEYFPAHSGINLIAEPGRFYASAAYTLACNVIARRTIQDTALINNGTTTPDPSYMLYVNDGLYGNFSSIMFDHQHPEAKVLRAGGQTLYDTPAANGMDDRSGVEYSIWGPTCDGIDRITESIRFPVVLDVGDWLYFEDMGAYTKCSATTFNGFSNEHDVIYVCSEPGAKALLDL from the exons ATGGTTATGCCAACTTTGCTCGCCGATCGCTTCGTATCACTCGATTATACGGAATTAACGAATAATCATGTCTTTTTAAAGAGCTGCAACAATGGCTACTTTGAGCaacacaaccatcaccatttAGgtgaacaccaccaccaccatgaggGTCCTACCGCCAAGGAGCTGATTGGCAATGCCCTCCGCCAGCGCGTGGAGAGCATTGACCACGAGGACTGCGAGCCCGGAGAGGAGGACACCTTCTTTGTGGCCGACCTCGGTGAGGTCTACCGCCAGCACCTCCGCTGGAAGATGAACTTGCCTCGCGTCAAGCCCTTCTATG CCGTCAAGTGCAACCCGGACCCTATGCTCCTCAAGTTGCTGGCTGCCCTTGGCAATGGCTTCGATTGCGCCTccaaggccgagattgagcagGTCCTCCGCATGGGAGTTGACCCCTCCCGCATCATCTATGCTCAGCCCTGCAAGACCAACTCGTATGTGCGCTACGTTGCCCAGCAGGGCGTGCGTGCCATGACCTTTGACAATGCCGACGAGCTTCGCAAGATTGCCCGCTTCTAccccgaggccgagcttTATCTGCGCATCCTTACCGACGACACGTCGTCCCTTTGCCGCCTTAGCATGAAGTTTGGCGCCTCGCTCGACTCGACTGATGGTCTTTTGGCCTTGGCCCGCGACTTGAACCTTAACGTCGTGGGTGTCAGCTTCCACGTTGGCTCTGGCGCTTCGGACCCCAGCGCTTTCTTGAAGGCCGTCCGTGACTCGCACATGGTCTTTCAGCAGGCTGCCTCTTATGGCTTTTCGCTCAAGACTCTGGACGTCGGCGGTGGCTTCTGCGCCGACAACACCTTTGAGCAGATGGCTGGTGTTCTCCGTGAAGCTCTCGACGAGTATTTCCCCGCTCACAGCGGTATCAACTTGATTGCTGAGCCCGGCCGTTTCTACGCCTCGGCTGCCTACACTTTGGCCTGCAACGTCATTGCCCGCCGCACCATCCAGGACACCGCCTTGATTAACAACGGCACCACGACTCCCGATCCCAGCTACATGCTATATGTCAACGATGGTCTGTATGGCAACttcagcagcatcatgttTGATCACCAGCACCCCGAGGCCAAGGTGCTCCGCGCCGGCGGCCAGACTCTGTATgacacccccgccgccaacgGTATGGATGACCGCAGCGGAGTGGAGTACAGCATCTGGGGCCCGACCTGCGACGGCATCGATCGCATCACCGAGAGCATCCGCTTCCCTGTTGTCCTGGACGTTGGTGACTGGCTCTACTTTGAGGACATGGGTGCCTACACCAAATGCTCCGCCACCACTTTCAACGGCTTTTCCAACGAGCACGACGTCATCTACGTGTGCAGTGAGCCCGGTGCCAAGGCTCTTTTGGACTTGTAA
- the CYM1 gene encoding Mitochondrial presequence protease (EggNog:ENOG503NU36; COG:O; MEROPS:MER0015270) gives MLRNTVKRSAKAAAELSQLPKIGEKLHGFTLLRTKHVPELELTALHLRHDKTGAEHLHIARDDSNNVFSIGFKTNPPDDTGVPHILEHTTLCGSEKYPIRDPFFKMLPRTLSNFMNAFTASDHTFYPFATTNAQDYKNLMSVYLDATLRPLLKKSDFTQEGWRIGPENPQALASGEAQAKPEDKKLVFKGVVYNEMKGQMSDAGYLFYIRFQDHIFPDINNSGGDPQKITDLTYEQLKQFHAEHYHPSNAKIFTYGDMPLADHLREVDAQLGAFEAIRGDLANHRPIDLSSGPREVKLYGPIDPLVDPSKQFKTSVSWVLGDTSDVVESFSLSLISALLTDGYGSPLYKGLIESGLGTDWSPNTGYDSSAKVGIFSIGLTGVQEADVPKLKTAVQDILRQMRDKGFERSKIDGYLHQLELGLKHKTANFGMSLLHRLKPKWFTGVDPFDSLSWNDTLAAFEERYAKGGYLEGLMEKYLLNDNTLTFTMAPSPVFAQELAKEEEFRLKGKIAQAVESAGGEEQAQKAFETQELALLAEQGKSNTEDLSCLPSVHVKDIPRSKEPVGLRNETVEKVKLQLREAPTNGLTYFRAINTLENLPDELRQLIPLFTDSIMRLGTKDMTMEQLEDLMKLKTGGVSVGYHTASDPLDFKQASEGLIFTGMALDRNVPVMFDLLCKLIVETNFDSPDAAPQIRQLLQAGADGVVNDIASSGHAYARRAAEAGLSWDAFIREQVSGLSQVKLITSLASRPESDQLVDVIDKLKQIQQFALAGNIRASITCDTESVSNNTAALSKFLGSVPQKPATFPARPATQFARNIKSFYPLPYQVYYGALALPTVSYTSPDNAPLQVLSSLLTHKHLHHEIREKGGAYGGGAYSRALDGIFGFYSYRDPNPVNTINIMRSAGQWAVDKKWSDRDLEDAKISIFQGVDAPRAVNEEGMSNFLYGITEEMKQKRREQLLDVSKDQVREVAQKYIVGALEKQAERLVFLGEKRDFVDDSWTVNEMDIGGSA, from the exons ATGCTTCGCAACACGGTCAAACGCAGTGCAAAGGCTGCCGCGGAGCTCTCGCAGCTTCCCAAGATCGGCGAGAAACTTCACGGCTTCACACTTTTGCGGACGAAGCATGTGCCAGAGCTGGAACTGACGGCACTGCACCTGCGGCACGACAAGACGGGTGCCGAACATCTCCATATTGCGCGAGACGACAGCAACAATGTCTTCTCAATCGGTTTCAAGACCAACCCACCGGATGACACCGGTGTCCCGCATATCCTGGAGCACACCACGCTCTGTGGTAGTGAAAA ATATCCCATTCGTGACCCATTCTTCAAGATGCTCCCAcgcaccctctccaacttcaTGAACGCTTTTACGGCCTCGGACCACACATTCTACCCCTTCGCCACGACCAACGCCCAGGATTACAAGAACCTCATGTCGGTTTACCTAGATGCCACACTGCGCCCTCTGCTCAAGAAGTCTGACTTTACCCAGGAAGGGTGGCGCATTGGACCGGAGAACCCCCAGGCTCTGGCTTCGGGTGAGGCGCAAGCTAAGCCTGAGGATAAGAAGCTTGTGTTCAAGGGTGTCGTGTATAACGAGATGAAGGGCCAGATGTCTGATGCTGGTTATCTGTTCTACATCCGCTTCCAGGACCACATCTTCCCGGATATCAACAATTCGGGTGGTGATCCTCAAAAAATCACCGACCTGACGTATGAGCAACTCAAGCAGTTCCATGCTGAGCACTACCACCCGAGCAATGCCAAGATCTTCACATATGGTGATATGCCTCTGGCAGATCACTTGCGGGAGGTTGACGCTCAGCTTGGTGCTTTTGAGGCTATCAGAGGTGATTTGGCCAACCACAGGCCTATCGACCTGAGCTCCGGCCCAAGAGAAGTCAAGCTCTATGGACCCATTGACCCCCTGGTGGACCCCAGCAAGCAATTCAAGACTTCTGTTTCTTGGGTCCTCGGCGACACTTCCGATGTAGTAGAgtccttctctctctccttgatctcggcgCTGCTCACGGATGGCTATGGCTCGCCGCTTTACAAGGGGCTCATTGAGAGTGGCCTCGGCACCGATTGGAGTCCCAACACCGGTTACGACAGTTCGGCCAAGGTTGGAATCTTCTCTATCGGTCTGACTGGTGTCCAGGAAGCCGATGTTCCCAAGCTCAAGACGGCCGTGCAGGATATCCTCCGTCAAATGCGGGATAAGGGCTTTGAGCGGTCTAAGATTGATGGCTACCTGCACCAGCTGGAATTGGGTCTGAAGCACAAGACAGCTAATTTTGGCATGTCTCTCCTGCACCGTCTCAAGCCCAAGTGGTTTACGGGAGTCGACCCTTTTGATTCGTTGTCTTGGAATGACACCCTCGCTGCCTTTGAGGAGCGTTACGCCAAGGGCGGTTACCTTGAGGGCTTGATGGAGAAGTACCTGTTGAATGACAACACTCTCACATTCACCATGGCCCCATCTCCCGTGTTTGCCCAGGAActcgccaaggaggaggaattcAGGCTGAAGGGCAAGATCGCCCAGGCCGTCGAGTCTGCCGGTGGCGAAGAGCAGGCCCAGAAGGCGTTTGAAACACAGGAGTTGGCTTTGCTGGCTGAGCAAGGAAAGTCGAACACTGAAGATCTCAGCTGCCTCCCAAGCGTACATGTCAAGGACATTCCACGATCGAAAGAGCCTGTTGGGCTCAGGAACGAGACTGTCGAGAAGGTCAAACTTCAGTTGCGGGAAGCGCCCACAAACGGCCTTACATACTTCCGGGCGATCAACACGTTGGAGAACCTGCCAGATGAGCTTCGGCAGCTTATTCCTCTCTTTACTGACTCTATCATGCGTCTTGGTACCAAGGACATGACAATGGAGCAGTTGGAGGATCTGATGAAGTTGAAGACTGGCGGCGTGTCGGTGGGCTATCACACAGCCTCGGACCCGTTGGACTTCAAGCAGGCGAGCGAGGGTCTTATTTTCACAGGCATGGCCCTGGACAGAAATGTTCCCGTCATGTTTGATCTGCTTTGCAAGCTGATAGTCGAGACCAACTTTGACAGCCCAGACGCCGCCCCGCAGATCCGGCAGCTTCTCcaggctggtgctgatggcgTTGTCAACGACATTGCCTCTTCCGGTCATGCCTATGCCCGCAGAGCAGCTGAAGCGGGCTTGTCGTGGGATGCTTTTATTCGGGAGCAGGTCAGCGGTTTGTCGCAAGTCAAGTTGATAACGAGCCTGGCAAGTCGGCCTGAATCGGACCAGCTCGTCGATGTGATCGACAAGTTGAAGCAGATCCAGCAGTTTGCTCTTGCAGGGAACATTCGGGCTTCGATCACTTGTGATACTGAAAGCGTCAGCAACAACACTGCCGCTCTGTCCAAGTTCCTGGGTTCAGTGCCCCAAAAGCCTGCCACTTTCCCCGCCAGGCCAGCGACCCAGTTTGCGAGAAACATCAAATCGTTCTACCCCCTGCCATATCAGGTTTACTATGGCGCGCTCGCTCTGCCGACAGTCTCCTACACATCGCCTGACAATGCTCCGCTCCAGGTGCTCTCGTCGCTCTTGACTCACAAGCATCTGCATCACGAGATTCGCGAAAAGGGAGGCGCCTACGGTGGCGGTGCATATTCCCGAGCCCTGGACGGCATCTTTGGCTTTTACTCGTACCGCGACCCCAACCCGGTCAACACGATCAACATCATGCGCAGTGCCGGACAATGGGCTGTTGACAAGAAGTGGTCAGACCGGGACCTGGAGGACGCCAAGATTTCCATCTTCCAAGGCGTCGATGCGCCCCGGGCTGTCAACGAGGAGGGCATGAGCAACTTCCTGTACGGAATCACCGAGGAGATGAAGCAGAAGAGGCGCGAGCAGCTTCTCGATGTCTCCAAGGATCAAGTGCGTGAGGTGGCTCAGAAGTATATTGTTGGCGCGCTCGAGAAGCAAGCTGAGCGGCTTGTCTTCCTTGGTGAGAAGCGGGACTTTGTCGACGACTCTTGGACCGTCAACGAGATGGACATTGGCGGGTCTGCTTAA
- a CDS encoding hypothetical protein (COG:Z; EggNog:ENOG503P0JU), protein MSNASPLVASPAATAPRPATPAANGVPSQPPPADTVPVANGHAAHTHENRPAPAPPSAAAMTGKKGKQKKPEPTEASKLIAQRISQLELDAAGEKDQEAEIEREVKKANRELHTQTSRMNDLQKIDHLTKRCSDLLAEMKRHERESIKNKKRGDQLQKDKDNTRTELNKTTSLKEKLEKLCRELQKENNKLKNENKTLSDTQIRSQQTWDERYSGLLRRMDDQQEEKDNPRKQVVDMNTEKLYVRTFARGFELIVAYKRSFRDRFKSMIDQYELRELHFHSQMRTKELEVQYNLARFEREKKNYEAELTRSRQLNAQVQTFSQTESELRHQLNVYVEKFKQVEDTLNNSNELFMTFRKEMEDMSKKTKRLERENETLKRKHDQVNSNIFKMAEERTKNLSEVEDLKKKVDKLNGIIRQMQQQGRGIPQGLTNPVENGYAEGDLEGDESEYEDEYDEGEEDEEVSDDGDEYDDETEDESQQQQQQQPQPYGPERPPPAPAATTTTNGHR, encoded by the exons ATGTCGAACGCCAGCCCCCTCGTGGCTTCACCTGCCGCGACGGCTCCCCGACCAGCTACACCGGCAGCCAACGGAGTTCCGAGTCAACCGCCGCCTGCCGATACCGTCCCCGTCGCGAATGGCCATGCTGCCCACACGCACGAGAACCggcccgcccccgccccgcCTTCGGCCGCTGCCATgacggggaagaaggggaagcagaagaagccgGAGCCGACCGAGGCCTCGAAGCTTATCGCCCAGCGCATTTCCCAGCTTGAACTCGACGCCGCAGGAGAAAAGGATCAGGAGGCCGAGATTG AACGGGAAGTCAAGAAGGCCAACAGGGAGTTACACACCCAGACCTCTCGGATGAACGACTTGCAAAAGATTGATCATCTGACGAAGCGATGTTCGGATCTTCTGGCTGAGATGAAACGCCACGAGCGAGAAAgcatcaagaacaagaaacGCGGCGACCAGCTCCAGAAGGATAAGGACAACACTCGTACCGAGTTAAACAAGACCACGTCCCTGAAGGAGAAGTTAGAGAAACTCTGCCGGGAACTTCAAAAAGAGAACAACAAGCTTAAG AATGAGAATAAAACACTCAGCGATACCCAAATCCGCAGCCAACAGACATGGGACGAAAGGTATTCTGGGTTGCTCCGCAGGATGGATGaccagcaggaggagaaggacaatCCGCGCAAACAAGTGGTCGACATGAATACGGAAAAATTGTATGTGCGAACCTTTGCTCGTGGTTTTGAGCTCATCGTTGCTTACAAGCGTAGTTTCCGAGATCGCTTCAAGTCCATGATCGACCAATACGAGCTCCGCGAGTTGCACTTTCATTCCCAGATGCGCACCAAGGAACTCGAGGTCCAGTATAACCTCGCCAGATTTGAGCGCGAGAAGAAGAACTACGAGGCTGAGCTCACCCGGTCACGCCAGCTTAATGCGCAGGTGCAAACATTTTCCCAGACCGAATCAGAACTGAGACACCAGCTTAACGTGTATGTGGAGAAGTTCAAGCAG GTCGAGGATACTCTGAACAACAGCAATGAGTTGTTTATGACTTTCCGCAAGGAAATGGAGGACATgtccaagaagaccaagaggCTGGAGCGCGAGAACGAGACTCTGAAGCGGAAGCATGACCaggtcaacagcaacatctTCAAGATGGCCGAGGAACGTACCAAGAACCTTAGCGAGGTTGAGgatttgaagaagaaggtggacaAGCTGAATGGCATTATCCGGCagatgcagcagcagggccGTGGCATTCCCCAGGGTCTCACCAACCCTGTTGAGAATGGGTACGCGGAAGGCGACCTCGAGGGTGACGAGAGCGAGTATGAGGATGAGTACgacgagggtgaggaagatgaggaggtcAGCGATGATGGGGACGAGTACGATGATGAGACCGAGGACGagtcgcagcagcagcagcagcagcagcctcagcctTATGGCCCCGAAAGACCTCCCCCTGCCCCCGCGGCCACCACTACCACTAACGGTCATCGCTAG
- a CDS encoding hypothetical protein (EggNog:ENOG503NZH0), with protein sequence MAFIQDPRMRQRWNQISHTTEAVTETAAANIWTFGHTYITPCLGSIGQALDSCTSVCLGDREDRARRARERDHGARRTRAEYTFDFYDDWDDYYGDVEDGPDHRENGGGSGGGGGWGRWGVNSEDWDRLLAGTGAVRGGQGEEVDQQPRRKRGMSYGTSRIRRKGTGLVEEEDPNVIPRTAPLGFLGRLPFKIVGSLRYKPSAANLREHPGGGTFGRGGAGDEDRPLLGAQEEEHDGKRQRKRGGEESSTRTRSNTTESGDTSSSYRSRGDLFPSDGEGDEDAVPLDENEFTVALNRVGVDDRSSNRTRSSKGKRPADRDSKKGLSRTVSRTTLDSAYTPDSASPLPTYEDGDAVPLSMQQLQQEEERAKKEEDEEIKRRRRAASQLAVKRGLSVDDYQDESEDQSPCSINQSLPNSDPDEETQPKLEAKIPVEEPQRHQQQQELELPTEPKKMSEVEPAVRFVPAKLPHFG encoded by the coding sequence ATGGCCTTCATTCAGGACCCCCGCATGCGCCAACGCTGGAACCAAATCTCGCACACGACCGAGGCCGTCACCGAGACGGCAGCGGCCAACATTTGGACATTTGGACACACGTACATCACCCCTTGCCTTGGCTCCATCGGCCAGGCTTTGGACTCGTGCACCTCTGTCTGTCTTGGCGACCGGGAGGACCGCGCGAGACGCGCACGGGAGCGAGACCATGgcgcgaggaggacgagggcggAATACACGTTTGACTTTTATGACGATTGGGATGATTACTatggtgatgttgaagacGGTCCCGACCACCGTGAGAATGgtggggggagtggtggtggcggtggttgggggaggtggggggtgaaTAGTGAGGATTGGGATAGGTTGTTGGCTGGGACCGGTGCGGTGAGGggggggcagggggaggaggttgatcagcagccgaggaggaaaCGGGGGATGAGTTATGGGACTAGTCGGATaaggaggaaggggacggggttggtggaggaggaggatccgAATGTGATTCCTAGGACGGCGCCGCTGGGGTTCTTGGGGAGGCTGCCGTTTAAGATtgtggggagtttgaggtATAAGCCTTCGGCGGCGAATTTGAGGGAGCACCCTGGTGGTGGgacttttgggagggggggtgcgggggatgaggataGGCCTTTGCTGGGGGcgcaggaagaggagcatgatgggaagaggcagaggaaacggggaggggaggagtcgAGTACTAGGACGAGGAGCAATACGACGGAGTCGGGGGATACGAGCAGTTCGTATAGGTCAAGAGGGGATTTGTTTCCaagtgatggggagggggatgaggatgcggTGCCGTTGGATGAGAATGAGTTCACGGTTGCGCTGAatagggttggggttgatgatcGGAGTAGCAATAGGACACGGAGCAGCAAGGGGAAACGACCGGCTGATAGGGATAGTAAGAAGGGGCTGTCGAGGACGGTATCGAGGACCACGCTTGATTCAGCGTACACGCCAGACTCAGCGTCGCCTCTTCCGACgtatgaggatggggatgctgTGCCGTTGTCTATGCAGCAACTGcaacaagaggaagagcgtgccaagaaggaggaggatgaagagattaagaggaggaggagggcagcaaGCCAGTtggcggtgaagaggggTCTGAGTGTGGATGACTATCAGGATGAGTCCGAAGACCAGTCACCATGCAGCATCAACCAGAGCTTACCAAACTCTGACCCTGACGAAGAAACCCAACCTAAATTAGAGGCAAAGATACCAGTGGAAGAACCACAAAgacaccagcaacaacaagagctGGAATTACCTACAGAACCCAAGAAGATGTCAGAGGTGGAACCGGCGGTTCGGTTTGTGCCCGCGAAGCTGCCTCATTTTGGGTGA
- a CDS encoding hypothetical protein (COG:E; EggNog:ENOG503NZ7I) — MASSGPITTPLTTLLGIKHPILLAGMARTSSAPLAAAVSNAGGLGVIGGFMYTPDQLRGIVTELKSLLAHPSLPFGIDLALPQVGGNARKTNHDYTNGKLDELIDITIESGAKLFVCAVGIPPKHVIERLHNAGILIMNMVGHPKHAVKALDLGVDMVCPQGGEGGGHTGDISGTVLIPAVVDVARKYKPQMLNGQSAMVVAAGGIHNGRGLAAALMQGAVGVWVGTRFVASVEAGCSEQHKQAVVECGFDETERTLVLSGRPLRMKTNDWVRGWHAKPDMIRELTGKGVVPIEYDLDKGNEIDVPHLMGQVAGAIQKVQPAREIVEEMVEEAVQMLRLGGQYLAGNKGSKL; from the coding sequence atggcctcctccggccccatcaccaccccgcTCACAACCCTCCTGGGAATCAaacaccccatcctcctcgccggcatGGCCcgcacctcctccgccccgcTCGCCGCCGCGGTCTCCAACGCCGGCGGTTTAGGGGTTATCGGCGGCTTCATGTACACCCCCGACCAGCTCCGCGGCATCGTCACAGAGCTCAAGTCCCTGCTTGctcacccctccctccccttcggTATCGATCTTGCCCTCCCACAAGTCGGGGGCAACGCGAGAAAGACAAACCACGATTACACCAACGGTAAACTCGACGAGCTGATTGATATCACGATTGAGTCCGGTGCAAAACTGTTTGTTTGCGCGGTGGGGATCCCGCCGAAGCATGTAATTGAACGGTTGCACAACGCAGGGATTCTAATCATGAACATGGTTGGTCACCCCAAGCACGCGGTGAAAGCGTTGGATCTTGGGGTTGATATGGTCTGCCCtcaggggggggaggggggggggcacACGGGGGATATCAGTGGGACGGTGCTTATTCCTgcggtggttgatgttgcgaGGAAATACAAACCCCAGATGCTCAACGGGCAGAGTGCTATGGTTGTTGCTGCGGGAGGGATTCATAACGGGAGGgggctggctgctgctttgATGCAGGGTGctgttggggtttgggtcgGGACGCGCTTTGTTGCTTCGGTTGAGGCGGGGTGTTCGGAGCAGCATAAGCAGGCTGTTGTCGAGTGCGGCTTTGACGAGACGGAGAGGACGTTGGTGTTGAGTGGACGGCCgttgaggatgaagacgaaTGATTGGGTTAGGGGGTGGCATGCGAAGCCGGATATGATTAGGGAGTTGAccgggaagggggtggtgccgatTGAGTATGATCTTGATAAGGGGAATGAGATTGATGTGCCTCATCTCATGGGCCAGGTTGCGGGCGCGATCCAAAAGGTGCAGCCGGCCAGGGAGATTGtcgaggagatggtggaggaggcggtgcagatgttgaggttgggggggcaGTATCTTGCCGGGAATAAAGGGTCCAAGTTGTAG